In Toxotes jaculatrix isolate fToxJac2 chromosome 12, fToxJac2.pri, whole genome shotgun sequence, the following are encoded in one genomic region:
- the stoml3b gene encoding stomatin (EPB72)-like 3b: MEMEDQMESQKRRGMSKEDLISERRGSLGCIGWFIVIISGIFTICLFPITIWFCLKIVQEYERAVIFRLGRITDRKAKGPGIFFILPCTDSFVKVDLRTVSFDIPPQEILTKDSVTICVDGVVYFRVSDPIASVANVSNADFATRLLAQTTLRNVLGTKNLAEVLSDREGIAHSMQTNLDEATDNWGIKVERVEIKDVKLPIQLQRAMAAEAEAAREARAKVIAAEGEMNASRALKEASLVIAESPSALQLRYLQTLNTIAAEKNSTIIFPLPMDVMTHFMRK, encoded by the exons ATGGAAATGGAGGACCAAATGGAAAGCCaaaagagaagaggaatgaGCAAAGAAGACTTAATAT CCGAACGGAGAGGGTCTTTAGGATGCATCGGTTGGTTCATAGTCATAATCTCTGGCATCTTCACAATTTGCCTCTTCCCCATCACCATCTGGTTTTGTCTGAAG ATTGTTCAGGAGTATGAGCGAGCTGTCATCTTCAGACTGGGCCGGATCACGGACAGGAAGGCGAAGGGACCGG gaattttcttcattttgccaTGCACTGACTCCTTTGTGAAGGTGGATCTGAGAACAGTTTCATTTGACATCCCACCACAAGAG ATCCTGACCAAGGACTCAGTCACAATTTGTGTGGATGGAGTGGTGTACTTCCGGGTCAGTGACCCCATCGCCTCTGTGGCCAACGTGTCTAATGCTGACTTTGCCACCCGTCTTCTGGCTCAAACCACCCTCAGAAATGTCCTGGGGACTAAGAACTTGGCTGAGGTCTTGTCTGATCGCGAGGGCATCGCTCACAGCATGCAG aCTAACCTGGATGAAGCCACGGACAACTGGGGCATCAAGGTGGAACGTGTGGAGATTAAAGATGTGAAGCTGCCAATTCAGTTGCAGAGAGCCATGGCTGCTGAAGCGGAGGCTGCAAGAGAGGCCAGAGCCAAG GTGATTGCAGCAGAGGGTGAGATGAACGCATCTCGTGCCCTTAAGGAGGCGTCACTCGTGATTGCAGAGTCTCCGTCCGCCCTGCAGCTTCGCTACCTGCAGACTCTCAACACCATTGCAGCAGAGAAGAACTCTACCATCATCTTCCCTCTGCCCATGGATGTCATGACCCACTTCATGCGGAAGTGA
- the mtus2a gene encoding microtubule-associated tumor suppressor candidate 2, which translates to MSVPTSVQGLRVSVDRGDKIGNKTQIQFPQSGDDNANQLSLIGDQKGRALIEDTGYSTSSIPPLVSQSESPDKLVIWGSEQQCVEPELREFELLDCQEIHTFLGNRDQEEENEEEDDGGSVRDGKDEGPMSISSSSTASSASIGVRRNDNDSNKAESRIQRGREVQKRIACHSTEELDTCVTGSIEKRDTRSGRERRKGGLKESKSETNVFVSSLSAVSLSGSLSSALDTSGEAQSPISLSNSKTHPYPNANNTTSAQTKRREVPVDANQNSASVHPQEKHDRSQFYSQDQRQKEGSNHRNGLSSDVGLGQRRKAGFEERVLPPRRQQLVRPLCQTEMGRARSLVDPGAHPAETGQPTSPSHTPDSYRNGSNRTFTKSSLREPSDFSHLYNTSAVSQPRQPNQAAQREVPPVEKQPAAAPQHSSSPSNPSTLEKRPQTQLTYRRNCSSPNRTGVDSRSSTPPHSPLRTPQGSPRRQPSMYLVSRNVSGVVRHIPSGCNPAVTTSAQGYGNSCLRAPVKTNISTSGIPKAPLNNQQSSPHSNHNSSPKESSPSPKLKPKGVRPKIITYVRKNPQFKPQAADGPYQVSSLPSRLSAYTHGQTPTSFKGTPKDASKPDTETRGAPVLIASNLLYDKYRQEVQTSIFPSGMLSRGIRPPGHTNTVPPAHTHAAPHAHTHSHTAPPKLGSKADNFYGPPSEVGRSAGFKGSSAEDTPQPRAAAQAGGSSSLLRSGRGLRLGLGAVTRSATGTAKGRGPGQDHQVFTQHSPAPPPAAPTAAAQAQAAASRSLLPKASQSGLRPPGFSSSRLPASRLAAFGFVRSSSVSSVSSAHSADSTQSDPCRTAHRLSASEEPPLHRVTTSPPSTEHQRGAPCRSNSLQPPSTPALPRRFLPPQPRSSPGGVRKEFQRSEVTRSLPSSPKRLAVVPPKPQSPVQSGQRPAAAVRGSVPPGSPRRVAPLRLQQEQQESLQREKEEAQQKERERQAEEREKEEQREEVQRLQGRCEQQERQLRALREELRKTSLGLETFIITTQHYCLKNKTAEENQRKLSMEMQKIREEMASNSVRWERLQREKSALEVAFERELQELQLQQEAELAAVEEGLRKCHSAETEHLRVEHRSEMEELRTQQQEQVEEMTVSHQAAIQELRDMHNITMATLHEEHARTMRDLRKAHEQQKMLLEEDFEKLRLSLQDQVDTLTFQNQSLRDKAKRFEEALRKSTDEQIVDALAPYQHIEQDLKSLKEVVEMKNQQIHQQEKKISDLEKVQAQKNVLLEEKVQVLQQQNEDLRTRIDMNLALSRQLSEENANLQESVEKESTEKKRLSRNNEELLWRLQTSPLMSPASSPLHRSFSTSPVPSSPFFSSSPVAGCDSPTHCHGCPQQVQYSSPSHRATTNQNLSPGPATPSHRAASNQNYSPGPATPTHRASNRCNSTASLNSLQR; encoded by the exons ATGAGTGTCCCAACCAGTGTCCAGGGACTGAGGGTCAGTGTTGACAGAGGAGACAAGATTGGAAACAAAACCCAGATCCAGTTCCCCCAGTCTGGGGATGATAATGCCAATCAATTATCTTTGATTGGTGAtcaaaaaggaagagcactGATAGAGGACACGGGGTACAGCACAAGTTCCATTCCTCCTTTAGTTTCTCAGAGTGAATCCCCCGACAAGCTAGTGATCTGGGGCTCTGAGCAGCAATGCGTGGAGCCTGAGCTCAGAGAGTTTGAACTTCTGGATTGTCAGGAGATACATACATTCTTGGGAAACAGggatcaggaggaggagaatgaggaggaagatgatggaGGAAGTGTGAGAGATGGAAAAGATGAGGGTCCCATGTCCATATCCTCCAGTTCAACTGCCAGCTCTGCTTCGATCGGCGTAAGGAGAAATGACAACGACAGCAACAAAGCGGAGAGCAGAATACAGAGGGGCAGAGAGGTGCAGAAAAGGATCGCCTGTCATAGCACTGAAGAGCTAGACACATGTGTGACAGGCTCAATAGAGAAAAGGGACACAAGGTCAGGCAGGGAGAGGCGGAAGGGAGGTCTGAAGGAGTCCAAGTCTGagacaaatgtgtttgtctccAGTTTGTCAGCCGTGTCGCTCAGCGGGAGCTTGTCAAGTGCTCTGGATACTAGTGGAGAAGCGCAGTCCCCCATCTCTCTGTCCAACTCCAAGACCCACCCTTATCCAAATGCTAACAACACTACCTCAGCCCAGACCAAGAGAAGGGAAGTCCCTGTAGATGCCAACCAGAACTCTGCATCAGTGCATCCTCAGGAGAAACATGACCGTTCTCAATTCTACAGCCAGgatcagagacagaaggagggaagCAATCACAGAAATGGACTGTCATCTGATGTGGGGCTGGGCCAAAGGAGGAAGGCCGGGTTTGAGGAGAGGGTTCTGCCCCCACGACGACAACAGCTCGTCAGACCCCTCTGTCAGACAGAGATGGGAAGAGCAAGGAGCTTAGTAGACCCCGGTGCTCATCCAGCTGAGACAGGGCAGCCCACTTCTCCCAGCCACACTCCAGATTCATACAGGAATGGGTCAAACAGAACATTTACAAAATCATCTTTACGTGAACCATCGGATTTCTCACATCTGTACAACACATCTGCAGTTTCCCAGCCCAGACAGCCCAACCAGGCAGCCCAAAGGGAGGTTCCGCCTGTGGAAAAACAGCCAGCTGCAGCCCCACAGCATAGTTCCAGTCCATCCAACCCTTCCACCTTAGAGAAGAGACCCCAGACTCAGCTCACATACAGAAGGAATTGCTCCAGTCCCAACAGGACCGGGGTTGATTCCAGGTCATCTACCCCTCCCCACTCCCCTCTCAGGACACCCCAGGGCTCACCACGCAGGCAACCTTCCATGTACCTCGTTTCCAGAAATGTCTCTGGAGTGGTTAGACACATCCCATCAGGATGCAACCCTGCTGTAACAACGTCAGCTCAGGGCTATGGCAACAGTTGCTTGAGAGCACCAGTCAAAACTAATATAAGCACAAGTGGAATCCCCAAAGCGCCTCTTAACAACCAGCAGAGCTCCCCCCACTCTAACCACAACTCCAGCCCCAAAGAGAGCTCCCCATCACCTAAACTCAAACCTAAAGGAGTTCGCCCTAAAATCATCACCTATGTCCGAAAGAATCCTCAGTTTAAGCCCCAAGCTGCTGACGGACCTTATCAGGTATCCTCTCTACCATCCAGGCTCTCAGCGTACACACATGGCCAAACACCCACTTCCTTCAAAGGCACCCCTAAAGACGCCTCCAAGCCTGATACGGAAACCAGAGGAGCCCCAGTACTCATTGCCTCCAATCTGCTGTATGACAAGTACCGCCAAGAGGTGCAGACAAGTATCTTTCCATCAGGCATGCTGAGCAGGGGTATCAGGCCCccaggacacacaaacactgttccccctgcacacacacatgctgctccacatgcacacacgcacagccaTACAGCACCACCGAAACTGGGCAGCAAAGCAGACAACTTCTACGGGCCGCCGTCAGAG GTGGGAAGATCTGCCGGTTTTAAAGGGAGCTCTGCTGAGGACACGCCGCAGCCCCGGGCAGCTGCTCAGGCTGGAGGGAGCAGCAGTCTCCTGCGCTCTGGCAGAGGTCTGCGTCTGGGCCTGGGAGCTGTCACCAGGTCGGCTACGGGCACGGCCAAGGGCAGAGGACCTGgtcaag ATCACCAGGTTTTCACCCAAcactctccagctcctcctcctgctgctccaacagcagcagcccagGCCCAGGCCGCGGCCTCCAGGTCTCTGCTTCCCAAAGCAAGCCAATCAGGCCTACGGCCCCCAGGCTTCAGCTCTAGCCGTCTCCCCGCAAGCCGACTGGCGGCCTTTGGCTTCGTCAGAAGCTCCAGCGTGTCCTCCGTCTCCTCGGCTCACTCTGCTGACAGCACACAGAGTGACCCCTGCAGGACAGCTCACC GTCTAAGCGCGAGTGAGGAGCCTCCTCTCCACAGAGTTACCACCAGCCCTCCATCGACAGAACACCAGAGAGGTGCACCATGCCGCAGCAACAGTCTCCAGCCGCCCTCCACCCCGGCTCTGCCTCGGCGATTCCTGCCTCCCCAGCCAAGAAGCTCCCCTGGAG GCGTGAG GAAGGAGTTTCAGCGTTCAGAGGTCACACGTTCCCTCCCGTCCTCCCCGAAGAGGCTGGCGGTGGTTCCTCCTAAACCTCAGTCTCCAG TCCAGTCTGGGCAGAGGCCCGCAGCTGCAGTGCGAGGGTCGGTTCCCCCGGGGTCCCCTCGCCGTGTGGCCCCcctgaggctgcagcaggaacagcaggaaagcctgcagagagagaaagaggaggctcagcagaaagagagagaaaggcaagcagaggagagagaaaaagaggagcaaCGAGAGGAG GTTCAGAGGCTGCAGGGACGCTGTgagcagcaggagaggcagCTGAGAGCTCTAAGGGAAGAACTAAGGAAGACTTCCTTAGGCCTAGAAACCTTCATCATTACCACTCAGCACTACTGTCTCAAG aataaaactgcGGAAGAAAATCAGAGGAAACTGTCCATGGAAATGCAGAAGATCAGAGAGGAAATGG CATCTAACTCGGTGCGATGGGAGAGACTCCAGCGGGAAAAGTCAGCACTGGAGGTGGCGTTTGAGCgagagctgcaggagctgcagctgcagcaggaggcgGAGCTGGCTGCTGTGGAGGAGGGGCTTAGAAAGTGTCACTCCGCAGAGACAGAACACCTGAGGGTGGAGCATCGGTCAGAGATGGAGGAGCTTAGGACTCAGCAACAGGAACAG gTGGAGGAGATGACAGTCAGCCACCAGGCAGCCATTCAGGAGCTCAGAGACATGCATaacatcaccatggcaacactgCACGAGGAGCACGCCCGTACCATGAGAG ACTTAAGAAAGGCTCATGAGCAACAGAAGATGCTTCTAGAGGAGGACTTTGAGAAGCTCAGGCtttctctacag GACCAAGTGGATACTCTCACATTTCAAAATCAGAGTCTGAGGGACAAAGCCAAACGTTTTGAGGAGGCTTTGAGAAAGAGCACGGACGAACAGATAGTT GATGCTTTGGCTCCATATCAGCACATTGAGCAAGATCTGAAGAGCCTGAAGGAGGTTGTGGAAATGAAGAACCAGCAGATACACCAGCAAGAGAAGAAGATCTCTGACCTGGAGAAAGTG CAGGCCCAAAAAAACGTGTTGCTCGAGGAGAAGGTCCaggttctgcagcagcagaatgaagATCTGAGGACGCGTATTGACATGAACCTAGCCCTGTCCAG GCAACTATCAGAGGAGAATGCCAACCTCCAGGAGTCTGTCGAGAAGGAGAGCACTGAGAAGAAGCGTCTGAGTCGGAACAACGAGGAGCTGCTGTGGCGTCTCCAGACCAGTCCCCTCATGTCCCCCGCCTCCTCCCCACTGCACCGCTCTTTCTCTACCTCCCCTGTCCCCTCATCCccattcttctcctcctcacctgtaGCAGGGTGCGACTCCCCCACTCACTGCCACGGCTGTCCCCAGCAAGTTCAGtactcctccccctcccacaGAGCCACCACCAATCAAAATCTCTCCCCAGGACCAGCCACACCCTCTCACAGAGCAGCGAGCAATCAGAATTACTCCCCCGGCCCGGCCACACCCACACATAGAGCATCCAACCGCTGTAACTCAACCGCTAGTCTTAACTCTTTACAGAGATAA